A genomic stretch from Elusimicrobiota bacterium includes:
- a CDS encoding phosphoenolpyruvate synthase, producing PGFTPEQCRTLHDIMRLIHEFSYLEMFQISEIVSDRGAGSLKLDAPIPLDLFIIDLGGGLSDVSANAKKVKVDKITSLPFKALLKGMLHDKLRFQKPRPVEFGGFFSVMREQILVNPNANERFGDRSYAIIADKYLNFSSRVGYHYSVLDCYCGQTINKNYITFSYKGGAADDVRRNRRARSIAIILMALDFSVNVEGDRVDARFQKYEQSVIEEKLDGLGRLLQFTRQMDMLMRSEATVETVAKNFLEGNYDYD from the coding sequence TCCCGGTTTTACACCGGAGCAATGCCGGACGCTGCACGACATCATGCGTCTCATCCACGAGTTTTCTTATCTGGAGATGTTCCAGATCAGCGAGATCGTTTCCGACAGAGGGGCCGGTTCGCTCAAGCTGGACGCTCCCATTCCTCTGGACCTTTTCATTATTGATCTGGGAGGCGGTTTGAGCGACGTTTCCGCGAATGCAAAAAAGGTCAAGGTGGATAAGATTACGTCGCTCCCCTTCAAAGCTCTCCTCAAGGGTATGCTCCACGACAAGCTGCGCTTCCAGAAGCCGCGCCCCGTTGAATTCGGCGGTTTTTTCTCGGTCATGCGCGAACAGATATTGGTCAATCCCAATGCCAACGAACGATTCGGTGATCGGAGCTATGCCATCATCGCGGACAAATATCTCAATTTCAGCTCGCGGGTGGGCTATCACTACAGCGTTCTGGATTGCTACTGCGGCCAGACGATCAACAAAAACTACATCACTTTTTCCTATAAGGGGGGCGCTGCCGACGATGTGCGCAGAAACCGGCGTGCCCGAAGCATCGCCATCATTCTCATGGCGCTGGATTTTTCCGTGAATGTCGAGGGGGACCGGGTGGACGCCCGCTTTCAGAAATACGAGCAATCCGTGATTGAAGAAAAACTGGATGGTCTCGGACGGTTGCTGCAGTTCACCCGGCAGATGGATATGCTGATGCGAAGCGAAGCCACTGTGGAAACGGTGGCGAAGAACTTCCTGGAGGGCAATTACGATTACGACTGA